TAAACTACAAAACAACAAACCATAGCGGCCGCACCCCACATTAAACATTTACGACGACCAAATTTATCAACGACGTAAAAGGCAACAAATGTTGAAGCAAAATTAACAATACCAAAGACAATGGCAGTTTCATATGGGTCCTTCAAAGAAGCAGCTTGGAACACAGTACTACCATAGTAGAAGAAGTAGTTAATACCAGTCAATTGTTGTAAACTTTGTAACACACAACACATAAGTAATCTTTGAACATATTTACCCTTGGTTGAAAACAATTCAGGCCATGAGGCAGAACCAGCTAATCTTTCAGCTTCAATATTAGCAAGAATTAAATCAACTTCACATTGAACAGCTGGATCATCGGCGGAAAGTTTGTTAGAAGTACCAACGGATCTCTTGGCCTCTTCCACCTTACCAATTTCCAATAAGTAACGTGGAGATTCTGGAACAAAACTCATACCAGCAATCATGAACAAAGCCCAAGCAAAGGATAGACCCAATGGAGCCCTCCATTGAGACGAGTTATGCTTGTGTCTTGTACCATAATTAGTACAATCACCCAAAAAGATACCAAATGTAACCATTAATTGATAAACTGAACCTAAAGTACCCCTCAAGTGCTTTGGAGAAACTTCAGATAACAACATTGGGGAGAAAATAGAGATAGCACCGACACCCATACCAGAAATAATTCTACcaataaaatattgatacCATTTATTAATGGAAGCCATTTCAATAACAATACCAACCATGTAAATGATGACAACGATAACCAAAGCCTTCTTACGACCAACTCTTCCAGCCAAGTTGTTCAATGTTAAACAACCAATACAGCCACCAAGGTTAAAGATGGAAACAATCAAACCAGTTCTTGAATTAGAGAAATAATGAGTACCATCACGACGTT
The sequence above is a segment of the Naumovozyma castellii chromosome 8, complete genome genome. Coding sequences within it:
- the NCAS0H03600 gene encoding sugar porter family MFS transporter, producing MSDAEHEQGSQSVLSNASAKAENDNDNFKDDSVEHNGYIEMPKKSAGAYATISILCCMIGFGGFIAGWDTGTIGGFMGHPDFMRRFGQKRRDGTHYFSNSRTGLIVSIFNLGGCIGCLTLNNLAGRVGRKKALVIVVIIYMVGIVIEMASINKWYQYFIGRIISGMGVGAISIFSPMLLSEVSPKHLRGTLGSVYQLMVTFGIFLGDCTNYGTRHKHNSSQWRAPLGLSFAWALFMIAGMSFVPESPRYLLEIGKVEEAKRSVGTSNKLSADDPAVQCEVDLILANIEAERLAGSASWPELFSTKGKYVQRLLMCCVLQSLQQLTGINYFFYYGSTVFQAASLKDPYETAIVFGIVNFASTFVAFYVVDKFGRRKCLMWGAAAMVCCFVVYASVGVKRLYPEGRKHKEITSKGAGDCMIVFSCFFIFSFACTLAPICWVVVSETFPLEIKPKGMALANGSNWLWNFLISFFTPFITGAIDFYYGYVFMGCILFAYFFVFFFVPEMKGLTLEEVNELWEEGVLPWKSPDWVPSTRRDANMDMNALQHDDQPMYKKVFGFSK